The Fulvivirga maritima genome segment AATTCCTATTATACCCTGATCAGGGACATCCATAATTATTTCACAAGAATATATGTCTTGCGCTTCTTTATAGATCCATTCTATATCATGTAAGATGTTTTCTTCTGTGAAATTTAGCATCATGCCTTCTCCTGATTTTATACTTATGGTATCAAGCAGTCCTTCGGCAAGTTTGAGTGTTTTTTTAATGCTTCTAATTGATGTGCGTTGTAACTTGATAAAGGTCTCATCATCTAAGTTTTTCTCCATCATCTCTGCTGAAAGCAGAGCTACAGTGAGAGGATTGCGTATGTCATGCGCTAATGTGCCCATTAGCTTTGTCTGCATCTTTTGAATAGATTCAGTGAATGACTCTACTGATTTCAAGATACATGTTTCAATTACATATTTTAATAAATTAGAAACGGGGATACTGAGTAGGTTATTTTGTGCTAGAAAGTCACTTAAAGTCCGGTGAAAGATGATATATTCATGCACTACCTGTCCTTGTGTATATGAAGTACTAGCGGAACGATGTCTCCCATGGTTAATGCTGTTAGTGAGTATTTCATTATATGTGGTGTCATCAGAGATTTCAGCTTCATTTTTAAATTCACTATATCTCTCTAGAATATCGGCAATATCATTAATAATATTAGGGAGGTGATCATATAACTCTATATTATTAGCTTGGTTAGAAGCAAATACCTTGTTTGTTACGCTTTCTTTCCATATAGTCATAATGGATGATATATTATCCTTTAGACACTCAGAGGCTTGTTTCATACGAATTCTATTCAAAAGTTATTTTATTATCTGCCCAACATAACATTGAAATATTTGGCAGTATGCAAACGCTTCTGCCAAGCTAAGGCTTATATAGTGCCTTTTCTTAGATTTATCTCTTTTATTAATTAGAACGCTAGCCGTTTCCAAGAATACTATTTGGTCTGTTTTAGTTCCAATAGTATGTGAAATAATTAATTGAGTTGTGTGTCAACCTGTGAGCAGGATTCAACTATGTGGTGGCAGTACTAGAGAACGGCGGCAAGGGGTGGTAAACCCCGGGTGACCATTTGCAATGAAAGTGGCCACCCTCCTTATGGGTCAAACAAGGAATGTTTTATTTCTGGGCTGTAGCCTTATCTTCTTCTGGTTTTACTTTACGCCAGTCGTAGATCTGAAAGGTTTTGTCATCAGACATAGCTACAAAGAAGCCTTCAGGATATTTATCGCCTATAGCTACATTAGTTACTTCATTACCATCGCTTTCTAAAGTGGAGGCGTATAATGATTTTACCAGCTTATGCTCATGAGGATTTCCCTCACTTCCTTCTCTGGTGAAAAAGTGAAATATATTGGCTGCCTGGTCTGAAACTATAATATAACCAGTGCCATCATCATGCTTGTAGATAGAAATGCCTTCGTTATCTTCTGTGAATAAGTCTCCGTTTCCGAAAAGAGCAAGTTCTACATTAGAGCTGTCTGGGTGGGCATAATATTTTTTTACACCTACTCCTTCGTCAGAATAGTAAACATAGCCTTTTTCTGAGTCTACTGCTATGGCTTCTATTTCACGACCAGCGTAAGAACCGAACTTTCTCACTAATGTGCCCTTTACATTACCATTACCATCATCTTCAAGAAGGTATTGCCATAGATAGGTGCCATCTTTAGGTCCATCTTTTCTACCAGCTATGGCATAAATATTACCAGTAGCAGGATCAGTGTACATAGATATTCCCATAGGGCCTCTTAGTTTTTCTCCTTTAAAGATTTCAATGCCTCCGTTATCCACAGGCTTCATTTCTGGTAAAGAGAAAATTCTGAGTGAGTTAGTATATCTTTCAGTACAAACGGCTATATCAGTTGCTTTTCCATTCAGCTTTAGGCCATAAGCAATGTCTACATTGTTAGGACGAGCGATATTTTCAATGGTTTTATCTCTAAGGATTTTCCCTTCCAAATTGAAAACGAATAAAGCACCATCTCCATCATCACCACCTTTATCTGTACCTACAATCAGGCTTTCTTCCGGGTTTTCCGGATTTATCCAGATGGCAGGATCATCAGTATCATGCTTTACCAGCTCAGTAGTTACATCAGGCGTTACTTTAGAAATTTCCTCCTGCTCTACTTCTTTAGCCTCTGCCTCTTCCTTTTGCTCCTGCTTAGGGTTGTTACATGCCCAACCTAAGGATAAAACTAATGCTGTATAAATACTTAGTTTAATATTCATTTGGTTAAATTTTATTGTATGGGATTAAAAAATTAGTCTTTAATAAATGTGAAAGTAATGCCGCTTTCTGAAGTGAAAAGTTCGTCTCCTTCTTCATACTGATCTTCATCAATAATTTGATAGAAAGTGATTTCCAGCTCATCTCCATTGATAGTGTAGGAAGCAGTTATTAGATATTCCAACTCTTCTTCTACACCGTCATCTGTGATGATATGGTCTCCGCCTATTTCCAGCTCACCTTCTTCTGCTTCGTATTCACCTTCTATTTCAAGGTGAGTTTCTTCTTCCTCTATTTCACCTTCTTCGCAAACTTCTTCTATCTCAGGATTTTGAAGTTCTACTTCTATTTTCATTTCTTCAAACTCAAATTCCAATGATACAGCACCGGTTATGTCAGCGAAAGAAAGGTTGGTTAAATCTTCATTTATAGCTCCTAATACTGATTTAAAGGCTTCGAATTCTTCTCCTGAATTAAGTTCTAAAACCCAGGCACCAGCTACATCATTTTCTAGCACTTCATATTCAAAGGTAGCCGCTTGGTTGAGCAAAACATCAGCCTGAGAGGTAAGTTCTGTTATTTCAAAAGTGAAACCTCCTTCAGTATCATCAGCGCCAGGAAGGGCAAATTCTATTTCAAACTCTTCAGGTACTGTGCCCAGGTCTTCATCTACTATCAATATAATTGTTGATTCTACAAAGGGGAGCTCACGCTCATATTCACAATCACCATCTTCTACTTTATATGTTACTTTACTGATAGAAACATTGTTTACAAAGCTGCCTTCCGTATCAGTAAATGCATAGTTCAAATTGAGTTGTTGGTTAGGTAATTCTCCAATGTAGTCGGCGAATTTCACTTCTAAACCATAATCTTCTTCATCGGGCAAAGCGGCTCCTTCTTCAGCGTCTAGTACTAACCTGAAGGGGAAATTATCATCATTAGGCTCCACGTCTGGCTCGCTATCATCACAAGCACTTAGAGTAGCGATACCTAAGAGAAAAAGGTATATTATTGATTTTTTCATTTTATAAAGCATTATAAATTAAAGGTCGAACTTAAGGCCTATTCTTGACCACCATGAATAAAACTCTCTTTGAATCACCACATCTTCATTGCCCATATACGCTTCAAAAGGAGCATTAGTCAGGTTAAGGAACTCGGCAAACACTCTGAATTTATTGTTAATAGCATAAGCCATGGTCCAGTCTAACTGAAGTCTTTCACTTAAATAGATATCTTCATCTGGTTCGGAACCGATCTCTTGTAAGTAAGAACCGCGGTAGTTAGCAGAAATGCGAGTGTTAAACTTGCCCAAATCATAACTGATTGATATGTTACCCACATGCTTAGATTGACCTGGTAGGTTGATCTCTTCTTTATTTTCTTCTCTGATTAGCTCAGCGTTAGAGGCTGTATAAGTATAATTCAGATATAGACCCAGCCCTTTTAGTTTACCAGGGAGAAAGGTCATGTTTTGTTGATATGCGACTTCAATACCTACCAGATCAGCACCACCACCGTTTACCGATTGTGTAATACGCATGTTGGTTACATCCTCAATGGTTTGGTAATTAGTACGGCTGTAAATGAAATTATCTAACCTTTTGTAGAAAAGCCCTCCGGAAATAATACCTATTGTGCCGAAGTATTTCTCTCCCATAAGATCCAGGTTAAAAGCACTTACCGGCTCCAACTTAGGGTTACCAATGGTTCCTTCTCTTTCTCTAAGCTCTATAACGTTTTGAGGAACTATGTCTTCGAAATTAGGTCTTGCATAAGAGAAGGTGGCAGCGGCTCTCAGGTTAGTAGTGTTGTTAAGGTTGTATTTTAAATGAACCTGAGGCAGAATAAAGTCATAGCTGGTGCCGCCTTCTTCTGCTAATACTTCATCAAAATCGCCGTCTTCATCATAAATAACTGAGTTTGATTTGTAATTAACATTGGTATGTTCATAACGAACACCACCTAATAACATCAGCTTTCTAAATTGAATTTTTGACATGATATAAGCGGCATATACATCTTCTTCAGCTTCATATGATTCACTGTTTTCGTCTTCTATTTTAGATTCTGTATCCAGAGCAAATCCTGATCTATTGGCATTAAAAAAGCCTAATACACGATCCATATCAGCATGAGCCGCTATTTGATAATGATCATCAAGGAAGTGGTGATCTACTAAACCCCCTTCAAACGGACTAAGAAGTAAGTCGTCGGCACCTTCCCATTCAAAAGTGTTTTGAGTTACTGATAAGCTTTTATCCTTAAACCTGACTTTACCACCAAATTTTAAAATGGCCTGGTTATTCGCCAGATTATAAGGAAGGTTAATGTTGATCTTACCACTTATGTTACGGTCTTTGGCAAGTGTGTTGCCCGTTTCCAGCTCATCAAACTCGTAATTGTTATTGTTCAAATAAGCATTTTGAGGAGTATAAGTGGTGCTGCCATTTACTAAGGCCTCTTCATCTTGGAAAACAGAGGTCATTACAGGCCATTTGCTATCACTAAAATCGGTGCTTAGTTGGTCTGGCTTACCGATGAAATTAACTTCATTGTCAAAAGGAGTATCTTGCTCGGCATCAGAATAGGACACTTCATAGTCAAAAGACAGCTTAGGGAAGGTATGGTTACCGCCTGCACTTATGCTGGTGATGGTTTGAGACTCAAATCGATCTTTCATAGATCTTTCTATTTCATTGTTTTCAAAAGGAGAGTTGTCTTCATTAGGCACAAAAACATATCTTCTTCTCCACTCACGATCAGTAAATCGGTTATAAATACCTCTCACATATATTTCGCTATTTTCTGATAAGTGATAATCAATGGTTCCGCTCAAGCCGAGGCGAGTACGGGTCAGTTCATAATCTCTAAATTCTAATTCACTACCATCTCTTTCCCAGTTGTCAGATCCTCTGTCAGTAAAATAATAGCTGGAATTTAAGAGAATACCCAGCTGCTCTGACTTACCAAATCGCTGGCCGTATTGCAATGATCCCTGGGCGTTAGGCTTATCCATCAGGTTATTATAACCACCCACGAGCGTACCGCTAAAGGAAGGAGTTCTGGTTTTGGCTGTTCTTGTTATCAGGTTAACAGATCCGCCAATAGCATCACCATCCATATCAGGAGTAAGCGCTTTAGATACTTCTATAGATGCCAGCTGATCAGCAGGAATAGCGTCAAGAGCAATAAAGCGTACACCTGCTTCAGGTGAAGGGATCTGAGCACCGTTAATATTTATGTTAGTAAACTGAGGAGCTAATCCTCTCACCAAAACATATCTACCTTCACCCTGATCTCTTTCTACAGAGATGGCAGGTACTCTTTGCAATGCTTCCGCTACGTTAGGGTCAGGAAAACGACCAATTTGCTCGGCGGCCACTATGTTTTTTATATTATCAGCAGTTTTTTGCTGGTTCAGGGCTTTGGCCTGTCCTTGTAATACGCCCACTACCATAACTGCTTCAAGCTCCTGAATATCTGCTTTTAGGGTAAAGTCTTTTACAATAGTCTCTCCTCCTTTTATAGTGAAGGTTTCTGAAATGGTACCAAAACCAATGTAACTCACTTCAATGGTAACATCACCGCTAGATACTCTAAGGCTGTATTCACCTTCGGTATTCGAAGAAGCACCATAGTTTGTGCCTGCTACTCTTACTGTGGCACCTGGTAGCACATCGCCAGTATCTCCATCGGTGATTCTTCCTGTAATAATTCCTCTGTCATCATGAGTGCTTATCAATGGAGTTTTAGCCTTACTTACTATCAGGTTATAATTAATTTGCTTTATGCTAATGCCACTCTGATTGGAAATGTAGGCCAGCAGATCTCCCAAAGTGTTATAAGACTTATTAATTTTCACCTCCTTTTGCAGGTTAATTTGGTCTTCACTATAGGTGAAATGGTAGTCAGACTGTTGCTCTATTTCTTTAAAGAACTGAGTAAGATTACCCTGCGTTCTTTTCAGAGACATTTTTACCTGGTACACACTCTGTGCTGAAGTGGTACTTGCCAGTAGTATGTTGCTCACTACCGCTTGTATAATGAGTCCATAGATCAGGTATTTGCTGAGCATTTTAATAGACTTCAGTAAATTTTTTTTCATAGATTTAAAAAGTTTAAGGTAGTTCCCATTGGTGAATTATCAGCTTTAAACATATTTCCGGTATCTGATTGTATCGTTTCTCAGGCGTGATCAGTATGCCGGTTATTTTTAGTTTTTATTGGCATCCGTCTCCATATAAAATGTAAGTGTCAGCCTGTTTTTTATAATGAATATTAGTGCTTAGCTCTAAAGCCTGAAGCACGTGAGTTAAGGTTTCGTCTTTAAATGAACCAGTGATGTGACAATGGCCAAGGCTATTGTCTTTTAGTTCTATTTTCACTCCATACCAATACATCAGTTGATTAATTACTTTGCTTATGCTTGCATTATGAAATAACAGGTTGTTATCTCGCCAGGCGAGCGCCGCTTCCATATCTGCTGACTGCTCAGTGAGTAGTTTTTCTGACCTCTTATAAACTGCTTCTTCAT includes the following:
- a CDS encoding sensor histidine kinase, which produces MKQASECLKDNISSIMTIWKESVTNKVFASNQANNIELYDHLPNIINDIADILERYSEFKNEAEISDDTTYNEILTNSINHGRHRSASTSYTQGQVVHEYIIFHRTLSDFLAQNNLLSIPVSNLLKYVIETCILKSVESFTESIQKMQTKLMGTLAHDIRNPLTVALLSAEMMEKNLDDETFIKLQRTSIRSIKKTLKLAEGLLDTISIKSGEGMMLNFTEENILHDIEWIYKEAQDIYSCEIIMDVPDQGIIGIFDGTAIRRMLENLITNAIKYGNASLPITIKVKDEADVVCISVHNHGNPIAKEKQKEIFNFLKSNGSPTDMRLASWGMGLTLVQMVVSAHGGEISIESNSDKGTTFTAKLYKYYNQKGKKRAGLAFA
- a CDS encoding TonB-dependent receptor, yielding MKKNLLKSIKMLSKYLIYGLIIQAVVSNILLASTTSAQSVYQVKMSLKRTQGNLTQFFKEIEQQSDYHFTYSEDQINLQKEVKINKSYNTLGDLLAYISNQSGISIKQINYNLIVSKAKTPLISTHDDRGIITGRITDGDTGDVLPGATVRVAGTNYGASSNTEGEYSLRVSSGDVTIEVSYIGFGTISETFTIKGGETIVKDFTLKADIQELEAVMVVGVLQGQAKALNQQKTADNIKNIVAAEQIGRFPDPNVAEALQRVPAISVERDQGEGRYVLVRGLAPQFTNININGAQIPSPEAGVRFIALDAIPADQLASIEVSKALTPDMDGDAIGGSVNLITRTAKTRTPSFSGTLVGGYNNLMDKPNAQGSLQYGQRFGKSEQLGILLNSSYYFTDRGSDNWERDGSELEFRDYELTRTRLGLSGTIDYHLSENSEIYVRGIYNRFTDREWRRRYVFVPNEDNSPFENNEIERSMKDRFESQTITSISAGGNHTFPKLSFDYEVSYSDAEQDTPFDNEVNFIGKPDQLSTDFSDSKWPVMTSVFQDEEALVNGSTTYTPQNAYLNNNNYEFDELETGNTLAKDRNISGKININLPYNLANNQAILKFGGKVRFKDKSLSVTQNTFEWEGADDLLLSPFEGGLVDHHFLDDHYQIAAHADMDRVLGFFNANRSGFALDTESKIEDENSESYEAEEDVYAAYIMSKIQFRKLMLLGGVRYEHTNVNYKSNSVIYDEDGDFDEVLAEEGGTSYDFILPQVHLKYNLNNTTNLRAAATFSYARPNFEDIVPQNVIELREREGTIGNPKLEPVSAFNLDLMGEKYFGTIGIISGGLFYKRLDNFIYSRTNYQTIEDVTNMRITQSVNGGGADLVGIEVAYQQNMTFLPGKLKGLGLYLNYTYTASNAELIREENKEEINLPGQSKHVGNISISYDLGKFNTRISANYRGSYLQEIGSEPDEDIYLSERLQLDWTMAYAINNKFRVFAEFLNLTNAPFEAYMGNEDVVIQREFYSWWSRIGLKFDL
- a CDS encoding phytase, encoding MNIKLSIYTALVLSLGWACNNPKQEQKEEAEAKEVEQEEISKVTPDVTTELVKHDTDDPAIWINPENPEESLIVGTDKGGDDGDGALFVFNLEGKILRDKTIENIARPNNVDIAYGLKLNGKATDIAVCTERYTNSLRIFSLPEMKPVDNGGIEIFKGEKLRGPMGISMYTDPATGNIYAIAGRKDGPKDGTYLWQYLLEDDGNGNVKGTLVRKFGSYAGREIEAIAVDSEKGYVYYSDEGVGVKKYYAHPDSSNVELALFGNGDLFTEDNEGISIYKHDDGTGYIIVSDQAANIFHFFTREGSEGNPHEHKLVKSLYASTLESDGNEVTNVAIGDKYPEGFFVAMSDDKTFQIYDWRKVKPEEDKATAQK